The proteins below are encoded in one region of Ornithinimicrobium avium:
- a CDS encoding methylenetetrahydrofolate reductase codes for MSGAVDLAVRRLLEGARYEVLPTASIHDQVLEHVPTSVTVSVTASPGKRLGATLDLSASLATAGYDVVPHLAARMVSGRAELVDIVEQLRELGVRRVFVPAGDAQVPVGDYVQALDLLHDLRDMGDPFPEVSITGYPEAHPFIEDDVVVQAMWDKRLHATHVVSNMTFDPEILAAWVHRIRRRGVNLPLLAGVPGPVERTKLLAMGTKIGVGDSLRFLRKQRKVMTRVVGSGFSTDRFVTSVAGLAADPAMGVAGLHVYTFNQVGVVEAWRRAALSHEARGAHGRSAARG; via the coding sequence ATGAGCGGCGCCGTCGACCTGGCCGTCAGGCGGCTGCTGGAGGGCGCCCGCTACGAGGTGCTCCCGACGGCCAGCATCCACGACCAGGTCCTCGAGCACGTGCCCACCTCGGTGACCGTCTCGGTGACCGCCTCGCCGGGCAAGAGGCTGGGCGCGACGCTGGACCTGAGCGCGAGCCTCGCCACGGCTGGCTACGACGTGGTGCCGCACCTGGCGGCGCGGATGGTCAGCGGCCGTGCCGAGCTGGTGGACATCGTCGAGCAGCTGCGCGAGCTCGGTGTGCGGCGGGTGTTCGTGCCCGCCGGCGACGCCCAGGTGCCCGTCGGTGACTACGTCCAGGCCCTCGACCTGCTGCACGACCTGCGCGACATGGGCGACCCGTTCCCTGAGGTGAGCATCACCGGCTACCCCGAGGCGCACCCGTTCATCGAGGACGACGTGGTCGTCCAGGCGATGTGGGACAAGAGGCTGCACGCCACCCACGTCGTGTCCAACATGACCTTCGACCCCGAGATCCTCGCCGCGTGGGTGCACCGGATCCGGCGTCGCGGCGTGAACCTGCCGCTGCTCGCGGGCGTGCCGGGGCCGGTCGAGCGCACCAAGCTGCTGGCGATGGGCACCAAGATCGGCGTGGGTGACTCCCTGCGGTTCCTGCGCAAGCAGCGCAAGGTGATGACCCGTGTGGTGGGCAGCGGCTTCAGCACCGACCGGTTCGTGACCAGCGTGGCTGGTCTGGCGGCCGACCCCGCGATGGGCGTGGCCGGCCTGCACGTCTACACGTTCAACCAGGTCGGGGTCGTCGAGGCGTGGCGCCGCGCGGCGCTCAGCCACGAGGCCCGGGGGGCGCACGGCCGGTCGGCAGCGCGGGGCTGA
- a CDS encoding DUF1638 domain-containing protein, protein MPSSSGFPSRSEPAPGRVALVACGALAQPAAEVSARHTPPLPVDVHPLPPLLHNRPQEIAGAVERLVDELEGRYERVVIGYADCGTYGALDELCARRGLRRLPGLHCYDLYAGRERMRQMMEEQPGTYVLTDFLVRSFDRTVLRELGLDRHPELREDYFAHYSRVVWLAQDRSEELTALAERAAGHLGLPLEVVPVGHVGLERALVDLLAEPAASGVAS, encoded by the coding sequence ATGCCTTCGTCGAGCGGCTTCCCTTCCCGGTCTGAGCCGGCCCCCGGGCGGGTCGCGCTCGTGGCGTGCGGCGCGCTGGCGCAGCCGGCCGCGGAGGTGAGCGCACGGCATACCCCGCCCCTGCCGGTGGACGTGCACCCGCTGCCGCCTCTGCTGCACAACCGGCCCCAGGAGATCGCCGGGGCGGTGGAGCGGCTGGTGGACGAGCTCGAGGGCCGCTACGAGCGGGTCGTCATCGGCTACGCCGACTGCGGCACCTACGGTGCCCTGGACGAGCTGTGCGCGCGGCGTGGGCTGCGGCGGCTGCCCGGCCTGCACTGCTACGACCTCTACGCCGGCCGGGAACGGATGCGCCAGATGATGGAGGAGCAGCCGGGCACCTACGTGCTGACCGACTTCCTCGTGCGGTCCTTCGACCGGACCGTGCTGCGCGAGCTGGGCCTGGACCGGCACCCGGAGCTGCGCGAGGACTACTTCGCCCACTACTCGCGCGTCGTGTGGCTGGCGCAGGACCGGTCCGAGGAGCTCACCGCCCTCGCCGAGCGGGCCGCCGGACACCTCGGCCTGCCGCTGGAGGTCGTCCCGGTCGGACACGTCGGGCTGGAGCGAGCCCTGGTCGACCTGCTGGCCGAACCGGCCGCGTCGGGGGTGGCGTCATGA
- a CDS encoding ASKHA domain-containing protein has translation MSAAEEELEQTGPARVSLLFSPAGREFRVPPDVSVFDAASWNGIAIDSTCGGHGTCRKCKVQLTAGTSPVTPSDERAFTPEELAGGWRLACLVRTVTDLEITVPPLVTRPKAATVGVGRQVILRPGVQKRYLELTEPTLADQRTDLVRVLDAIDDLEPTPDLHVLRRLPTVLREADYKVTAVVVDETLIDVEAGDTTGRRFAIAYDLGTTTVVATLLDLGTGTPVAVSSVLNQQQPYGGDVISRISATMMDPEAAGRLRELAHATLRDLAQEVCLEGGVAPEEVYQVALAGNATMTALVLGVDPEPLGVAPFVMSTAGWPPVPAAELGLTLHPGARATLFPALGAYVGGDVVAGMLASGMDRDSRVRLFIDVGTNCEIALADGERIVATAAPAGPAFEGGSIRCGMRAAEGAVEVVRLTPDGQAEDAVALEVIGDVEPRGLCGSGLVDAVAELVRVRLMDASGRFVTEEAAAEIAPALADRLSTVGLERVFVLHRPAPDARPEDGVYLSQRDVRELQFAKAAISTGWSLLLEELGLAEGDVQQVLLAGSFGSYLSASSAVRIGLVPKLPVLRVVSAGNVAGEGAKMVLLSSRERAGADALLEEVRYVELSDRPDFNDAFVERLPFPV, from the coding sequence ATGAGCGCCGCGGAGGAGGAGCTGGAGCAGACGGGACCCGCCCGCGTCTCGCTGCTGTTCTCGCCCGCCGGGCGTGAGTTCCGGGTGCCCCCGGACGTCAGCGTCTTCGACGCGGCGAGCTGGAACGGCATCGCGATCGACTCCACCTGCGGCGGTCACGGCACCTGCCGCAAGTGCAAGGTGCAGCTCACCGCGGGCACCTCGCCGGTCACCCCCTCCGACGAGCGGGCCTTCACGCCCGAGGAGCTCGCCGGCGGCTGGCGGCTGGCGTGCCTGGTGCGCACCGTCACCGACCTGGAGATCACGGTGCCGCCGCTGGTCACCCGGCCCAAGGCCGCCACGGTCGGCGTCGGGCGCCAGGTCATCCTGCGACCCGGCGTGCAGAAGCGCTACCTCGAGCTCACCGAGCCGACCCTGGCCGACCAGCGCACCGACCTGGTGCGCGTGCTCGACGCCATCGACGACCTGGAGCCCACCCCCGACCTGCACGTGCTGCGACGGCTGCCGACCGTGCTCCGGGAGGCGGACTACAAGGTCACGGCCGTGGTGGTCGACGAGACGCTCATCGACGTGGAGGCCGGCGACACCACCGGCCGGCGCTTCGCCATCGCCTACGACCTCGGCACGACCACGGTCGTGGCGACGCTGCTCGACCTGGGCACCGGCACCCCGGTCGCCGTGTCCTCGGTGCTCAACCAGCAGCAGCCCTACGGCGGTGACGTCATCAGCCGGATCAGCGCCACGATGATGGACCCCGAGGCGGCCGGCCGGCTGCGCGAGCTCGCCCACGCCACGCTGCGCGACCTGGCGCAGGAGGTCTGCCTCGAGGGCGGCGTCGCGCCCGAGGAGGTCTACCAGGTGGCGCTGGCGGGCAACGCCACGATGACGGCGCTGGTCCTCGGGGTGGACCCCGAGCCGCTGGGCGTCGCCCCCTTCGTCATGTCCACCGCCGGCTGGCCCCCGGTGCCCGCGGCCGAGCTCGGCCTGACGCTGCACCCCGGCGCCCGCGCCACCCTCTTCCCCGCGCTCGGTGCCTACGTCGGCGGCGACGTCGTGGCCGGGATGCTGGCCTCGGGCATGGACCGGGACAGCCGCGTCCGGCTCTTCATCGACGTCGGCACCAACTGCGAGATCGCCCTCGCCGACGGGGAGCGCATCGTCGCGACCGCGGCGCCCGCCGGGCCCGCCTTCGAGGGCGGGTCGATCCGCTGCGGCATGCGCGCCGCCGAGGGAGCCGTCGAGGTGGTCCGGCTCACGCCGGACGGGCAGGCGGAGGACGCGGTCGCGCTGGAGGTCATCGGCGACGTCGAGCCTCGCGGCCTGTGCGGCTCCGGCCTGGTCGACGCCGTCGCCGAGCTGGTCCGGGTGCGCCTGATGGACGCCAGCGGCCGGTTCGTGACCGAGGAGGCCGCCGCCGAGATCGCGCCCGCGCTGGCCGACCGGCTCTCCACGGTCGGGCTGGAGCGGGTCTTCGTGCTCCACCGGCCCGCCCCGGACGCCCGCCCCGAGGACGGCGTCTACCTGTCCCAGCGCGACGTGCGCGAGCTGCAGTTCGCCAAGGCCGCGATCTCGACCGGCTGGTCCCTCCTGCTCGAGGAGCTCGGCCTGGCCGAGGGCGACGTGCAGCAGGTCCTGCTCGCCGGCTCCTTCGGCAGCTATCTGTCCGCCTCCTCCGCGGTGCGGATCGGGCTGGTGCCCAAGCTGCCGGTGCTCCGGGTCGTCTCGGCGGGCAACGTGGCCGGGGAGGGCGCCAAGATGGTGCTGCTCAGCTCGCGCGAGCGGGCCGGGGCCGATGCGCTGCTGGAGGAGGTGCGCTATGTCGAGCTCTCCGACCGTCCCGACTTCAACGATGCCTTCGTCGAGCGGCTTCCCTTCCCGGTCTGA
- a CDS encoding FGGY-family carbohydrate kinase — protein MPEELPPGLWCYRVSHDRSLLGGALNDVGRALAWADVTLAVDQVEPEVLSAALLAEPHETTPLVLPFFTGERSTGWASGARAVITGVSLASAPVEVYRGVVEGIALAYARIVSQLREAAPQPERLFAGGSVTTDHPELLQVMADAMRTPVTPVRIKRTTLHGTALLALETLAPDVRRARPERGKALTPDYNRRPYYTERFQRFERVYEALYG, from the coding sequence ATGCCCGAGGAGCTGCCGCCCGGGCTGTGGTGCTACCGCGTCTCCCACGACCGGTCGCTGCTCGGCGGCGCGCTCAACGACGTCGGGCGGGCGCTGGCCTGGGCCGACGTGACGCTGGCGGTGGACCAGGTCGAGCCGGAGGTGCTCTCCGCGGCGCTGCTGGCCGAGCCGCACGAGACGACGCCGCTGGTCCTGCCCTTCTTCACCGGCGAGCGCAGCACCGGGTGGGCCTCCGGCGCACGCGCCGTCATCACCGGGGTGAGCCTGGCCTCGGCGCCGGTCGAGGTCTACCGCGGCGTGGTGGAGGGGATCGCGCTGGCCTACGCCCGGATCGTCAGCCAGCTGCGCGAGGCCGCCCCGCAGCCGGAACGGCTCTTCGCCGGCGGCAGCGTCACCACCGACCACCCCGAGCTGCTGCAGGTGATGGCCGACGCGATGCGCACGCCGGTGACGCCGGTGCGGATCAAGCGCACCACGCTGCACGGCACCGCGCTGCTCGCGCTGGAGACCCTGGCGCCGGACGTGCGCCGGGCCCGTCCCGAGCGCGGCAAGGCCCTCACCCCCGACTACAACCGGCGGCCCTACTACACGGAGCGTTTCCAGCGGTTCGAGCGCGTCTACGAGGCGCTCTACGGGTGA
- a CDS encoding helicase-associated domain-containing protein, with translation MRSLADDLRAREDDELAALLQARPDLARPAPSDLTALAARATTRSSIRRALESLDLAHLQALEAVVVAAPAEVEEVARLLGTTGDRAEELVERLVALALCWRAPEGVRPARPVAELVGDPAGLAPDDGDDGPVGDALEEALAGLGADRRRVLDALTWGPPVGELGLPATSGTGAAGGVAHAGAELVRDGLLTRVDDTHVQLPRRVALALRGGHLHRHPASEPPEVEHAVLDPAAVDAAAGGRAADLVALVNEVLDRWGARPPRILRTGGLAVRDLDRLAAHLEAGTEQTAWLLETALAAGLVAADDGSRGEDAAWVPTTLADDWLAASAGERWARLAHAWWTTPAAPSLVGTHEGGRVNALSTSTSYPLARVRRQDALRVLATLPAGAAPTQDGLEALLRWRHPLRTSRATAEHGTGLDVALREAEWAAVTGRGALSSPGRLLVGASGDGVDAEEAAADLMDPLVPPAVDQVLLQADLTAVAPGRLDGHLRALMHLVSDVESRGGATVHRFSETSVRRALDLGWTADRVLTELAAASRTPVPQPLDYLVRDVARRHGRARVGSCAAYLRSDDAALLDRMELDRGLGLLQLRRIAPTVLVSAVPAATVMDVLREEQYGPVADGPDGALALASPSARRTTARPPSPLRVSTVDARVARQVVALLRRGDGARDADVGGSGWYSDPVVVSAVLREAAASGGPVWIGYADDVGGITTQLVRPESVEAGRVRATVGDSDAVRSFLLHRVTRVRPAE, from the coding sequence GTGAGGTCGCTGGCCGACGACCTGAGGGCGCGCGAGGACGACGAGCTCGCGGCGCTGCTGCAGGCCCGTCCCGACCTGGCCCGCCCGGCACCTTCCGACCTCACCGCACTCGCCGCCCGGGCCACGACGCGCAGCAGCATCCGACGCGCCCTGGAGTCGCTGGACCTGGCCCACCTGCAGGCGCTGGAGGCGGTGGTCGTCGCCGCACCGGCGGAGGTGGAGGAGGTGGCGAGGCTGCTCGGCACCACCGGCGACCGCGCCGAGGAGCTCGTCGAGCGGCTCGTGGCCCTCGCGCTGTGCTGGCGGGCCCCGGAGGGCGTGCGTCCCGCCCGCCCCGTGGCCGAGCTCGTCGGCGACCCGGCCGGGCTCGCGCCCGACGACGGTGACGACGGCCCGGTGGGCGACGCGCTGGAGGAGGCCCTGGCCGGGCTCGGCGCGGACCGCCGCAGGGTGCTGGACGCGCTGACCTGGGGGCCACCCGTGGGCGAGCTCGGCCTGCCGGCGACCAGCGGGACCGGGGCGGCGGGCGGCGTGGCGCACGCCGGCGCGGAGCTGGTCCGGGACGGGCTGCTCACCCGCGTCGACGACACCCATGTCCAGCTCCCCCGACGCGTGGCGTTGGCGCTGCGCGGTGGCCACCTGCACCGGCACCCGGCCTCCGAACCGCCTGAGGTGGAGCACGCCGTCCTCGACCCTGCCGCCGTGGACGCGGCCGCCGGCGGACGGGCCGCGGACCTCGTCGCCCTCGTCAACGAGGTGCTCGACCGCTGGGGCGCCCGACCGCCCCGGATCCTGCGCACCGGTGGGCTCGCCGTCCGCGACCTGGACCGTCTCGCGGCCCACCTCGAGGCCGGGACCGAGCAGACCGCCTGGCTGCTGGAGACCGCGCTGGCCGCCGGGCTGGTCGCCGCCGACGACGGGAGCCGCGGCGAGGACGCGGCCTGGGTGCCCACGACCCTCGCCGACGACTGGCTGGCCGCGAGCGCCGGCGAGCGCTGGGCCCGGCTCGCCCATGCGTGGTGGACGACGCCGGCCGCACCGAGCCTGGTCGGGACGCACGAGGGCGGGCGGGTCAACGCCCTGTCCACGAGTACGTCATACCCCCTCGCGCGGGTGCGCCGACAGGACGCGCTGCGGGTGCTGGCCACGCTCCCCGCGGGCGCCGCCCCGACCCAGGACGGCCTGGAGGCGCTGCTGCGCTGGCGCCACCCGCTGCGCACCTCCCGGGCCACCGCGGAGCACGGCACCGGCCTCGACGTGGCGCTGCGCGAGGCGGAGTGGGCGGCGGTGACCGGGCGGGGCGCGCTGTCCTCCCCCGGTCGTCTCCTCGTGGGGGCGAGCGGCGACGGGGTGGACGCCGAGGAGGCGGCCGCGGACCTGATGGACCCGCTCGTGCCGCCGGCCGTCGACCAGGTGCTGCTGCAGGCCGACCTCACCGCGGTCGCGCCCGGACGCCTGGACGGCCACCTCCGTGCGCTCATGCACCTGGTCAGCGACGTGGAATCGCGCGGCGGGGCGACCGTGCACCGGTTCAGCGAGACGAGCGTGCGACGCGCCCTCGACCTGGGCTGGACCGCCGACCGCGTCCTCACCGAGCTGGCCGCGGCCTCCCGCACCCCGGTGCCGCAGCCGCTGGACTACCTCGTGCGCGACGTCGCCCGCCGGCACGGGCGCGCCCGGGTCGGCTCGTGCGCGGCCTACCTGCGCTCCGACGACGCGGCGCTGCTGGACCGGATGGAGCTGGACCGCGGCCTGGGCCTGCTCCAGCTGCGCCGGATCGCCCCGACGGTCCTCGTCTCCGCGGTGCCGGCGGCCACCGTCATGGACGTGCTGCGCGAGGAGCAGTACGGCCCGGTCGCCGACGGTCCCGACGGTGCGCTCGCGCTGGCGTCGCCCTCGGCGCGGCGCACGACGGCCCGGCCCCCCTCCCCGCTGCGGGTCAGCACCGTCGATGCGAGGGTCGCCCGCCAGGTCGTCGCGCTGCTGCGCCGCGGGGACGGCGCCCGGGACGCCGACGTCGGCGGGTCCGGCTGGTACAGCGACCCGGTCGTGGTCTCGGCCGTCCTGCGCGAGGCCGCTGCTTCGGGCGGCCCGGTGTGGATCGGCTACGCCGACGACGTCGGCGGCATCACCACCCAGCTGGTGCGTCCGGAGTCGGTGGAGGCCGGACGGGTGCGCGCCACGGTCGGCGACAGCGACGCGGTCCGCAGCTTCCTGCTCCACCGGGTGACGCGGGTCCGCCCGGCCGAGTAG